From the Pomacea canaliculata isolate SZHN2017 linkage group LG14, ASM307304v1, whole genome shotgun sequence genome, one window contains:
- the LOC112554930 gene encoding uncharacterized protein LOC112554930, whose amino-acid sequence MDKHKKKAAVGTGALGKVEVCLLHVTDAEAAFLTHPGNARRLQEVRTRSGADVQVDPKSVPDTKTIIIKGDLRQIDIAVRLLNQMTGSQEDVLQRAQEFWLKWVEAAFLDFDSQAYFLPPVYINRVPMTRETIAGQDILVLQKPPGQAGQSCKVTVNPSPAVQSSSPQPTVVLDSDVRDDAAMQRIFLCLQKMSQQNSEVFVAMSQLQFGEYLGEPCYAAAAAQVPLATSLSPPRPKNWDKGDFDVLLIDRKYGFVVCEVKAVGDNVQELGLSQQDMEKNIRKKLKQAIVQLDKAEAMLSHLVSDIAPGLRITKTIAVPNLTAHQVEQAIAGDNQLTQDLCHCLGKPQTADAAGAAGLCLTSDQLSDPKTPWDVSSHVLRELGHWWQRRVAGAGPDSHMTRDVYKTLVASCLPSSSTERT is encoded by the exons ATG gacaaacacaaaaagaaggcGGCTGTTGGTACAGGAGCTTTAGGGAAAGTCGAAGTTTGTCTGCTCCACGTGACTGATGCTGAGGCTGCTTTTCTTACACACCCAG GTAACGCGCGCCGACTCCAGGAGGTCAGGACTCGGTCAGGTGCTGATGTACAGGTTGACCCCAAATCCGTACCTGACACGAAGACTATCATCATAAAGGGTGACCTTAGACAAATCGACATTGCTGTCAGGCTCCTCAATCAGATGACTGGATCGCAG GAAGATGTTTTACAGCGAGCACAGGAGTTTTGGTTAAAATGGGTTGAGGCCGCCTTCCTTGACTTTGACTCACaggcctacttcctgcctcctgtctacatcaaccgcgtgcccatgactagagaGACCATTGCTGGTCAGGATATTCTTGTCCTTCAGAAACCACCTGGACAGGCCGGTCAGTCCTGCAAAGTAACGGTGAATCCATCTCCCGCTGTTCAAAGTTCCAGTCCTCAACCTACTGTAGTTCTGGACAGTGATGTTAGagatgatgcagccatgcagcgcATTTTCCTTTGTCTGCAGAAAATGTCTCAACAGAACAGTGAAGTGTTTGTTGCAATGAGTCAACTTCAGTTCGGGGAGTACCTGGGAGAACCTTGttatgctgctgcagcagcccaGGTGCCCTTAGCTACAAGTCTTTCCCCTCCTCGGCCGAAAAACTGGGACAAGggcgactttgatgtgcttcttattgaCAGGAAGTACGGTTTTGtggtctgtgaggtgaaggctgtTGGTGACAACGTACAAGAACTTGGTCTGTCACAGCAGGATATGGAAAAGAACATccgaaagaaactaaaacaggcCATCGTTCaactggacaaggcggaggccatgttgtctcacctggtgtccgacattgctcccggtctgcgcatcactaagaccatcgctgtCCCAAACCTCACTGCTCATCAGGTAGAGCAGGCAATTGCTGGTGACAATCAACTCACTCAG gaCTTGTGTCACTGCCTTGGAAAACCACAAACAGCAGATGCTGCCGGCGCGGCTGGTCTTTGTTTGACctctgatcagttgtctgaccccaagaccccgtgggacgtcagtagtcacgtgctgagggaactcggacactggtggcagcgacgtgtggctggggctggacctgacagtcacatgacacgtgacgtgtacaagacactggtagccag